One genomic segment of Fervidobacterium pennivorans includes these proteins:
- a CDS encoding phosphoribosylaminoimidazolesuccinocarboxamide synthase yields the protein MGGTLLYEGKTKIVELSEDGQSVILTFKDDITAGDGAKHDVLALKGQYCSEITARLMHYLNTKGIYTMFLNYIPPNKIRARKLKMIPLEVIVRFKKAGSFVRRYGGTEGEDLPVPLVEFTYKSDVMHDPLMCIEHLEVLGILSMQHATIIIDEAKKAATLLKELFTLHGFELWDIKFEYGFDESGNICLGDEISPDTMRLRKAGEIFDKDIYRRNLGNPIEKYEVVLNLCRSILL from the coding sequence ATGGGTGGAACTCTTTTATACGAAGGAAAAACAAAAATTGTAGAACTCTCAGAAGATGGTCAAAGTGTCATACTAACGTTTAAAGATGATATCACCGCAGGCGATGGTGCTAAACACGATGTGCTAGCTTTAAAAGGTCAATACTGCTCAGAGATTACTGCACGATTGATGCATTATCTAAACACAAAAGGCATCTACACAATGTTTCTTAACTACATACCTCCCAACAAAATTCGAGCTCGCAAGCTTAAAATGATACCTCTTGAAGTTATCGTAAGGTTTAAAAAAGCTGGCTCTTTTGTGCGACGTTACGGTGGAACCGAAGGGGAAGATTTACCAGTTCCCCTTGTTGAATTCACATACAAAAGTGATGTTATGCATGACCCTCTAATGTGTATCGAACATCTTGAAGTGCTCGGTATTTTAAGCATGCAACACGCTACAATAATCATTGACGAAGCAAAAAAAGCAGCAACGCTCCTAAAAGAACTCTTTACCTTACACGGATTCGAACTCTGGGATATAAAATTTGAGTATGGATTCGATGAATCAGGTAACATCTGCCTTGGTGATGAGATTTCACCTGATACGATGCGTTTAAGGAAAGCCGGAGAGATATTCGATAAGGATATCTACAGACGAAATCTTGGGAATCCAATAGAAAAATACGAGGTGGTGCTGAACTTATGCAGAAGTATACTTTTGTAA
- the purQ gene encoding phosphoribosylformylglycinamidine synthase subunit PurQ: MTLPKAQVVVYPGSNCDRDALWACKYVGFDAEFIDIYSDIDADLLVLPGGFSYGDYLRVGAVAAREPIAQKIKEFVSRGGLVIGICNGFQILVEMGLLDGALLQNSNGKFICKIVDLEIVDNSTPFTSYYLKGERIRLPIAHGFGRYVKTNDVNVALRYVEDVNGSDQLIAGITNTNKNVFGLMPHPERAMEKILGSDDGLRVFLSAFNYIKNNGGVRG; this comes from the coding sequence ATGACTCTTCCAAAAGCCCAGGTAGTTGTGTACCCTGGGAGTAACTGTGATAGGGATGCCCTTTGGGCATGTAAATACGTAGGATTTGATGCAGAATTCATAGATATCTATTCTGATATAGATGCTGACTTATTGGTCCTACCTGGTGGTTTTTCATACGGAGATTACCTTCGTGTTGGAGCTGTAGCTGCCCGTGAACCAATTGCTCAAAAGATAAAAGAGTTTGTGAGCCGTGGGGGGCTTGTTATTGGTATTTGCAACGGCTTCCAGATACTTGTCGAAATGGGGCTCTTAGATGGCGCTCTTCTTCAAAATTCTAATGGAAAGTTCATCTGCAAGATTGTAGATTTGGAAATTGTGGACAACTCAACGCCTTTCACCAGCTATTACTTAAAGGGCGAACGTATCAGATTACCTATTGCTCACGGGTTCGGCAGATATGTAAAGACTAACGATGTCAATGTAGCCCTTAGATACGTAGAAGACGTTAACGGCAGTGACCAGTTGATAGCCGGAATAACTAACACCAATAAGAACGTTTTTGGTTTGATGCCACACCCTGAACGTGCAATGGAAAAGATACTCGGCTCGGATGATGGATTGAGGGTATTTTTATCTGCGTTCAACTATATCAAAAATAACGGTGGTGTTAGGGGATGA
- the purE gene encoding 5-(carboxyamino)imidazole ribonucleotide mutase: protein MGNGNPLVGIIMGSDSDLIVMKDAAQVLEEFGVPYEITIVSAHRTPERMFEYAKKAEERGIEVIIAGAGGAAHLPGMTASITTLPVIGVPVKASNLEGLDSLLSIVQMPKGIPVATVAINNAKNAGLLAVSILGIKYPQLREKLKMYRERMKQEVLTKADELENNGYTNYLKSHFQR, encoded by the coding sequence ATGGGGAATGGAAATCCTCTCGTTGGAATAATAATGGGTAGCGATTCAGACCTCATTGTTATGAAAGACGCTGCACAAGTTCTCGAAGAGTTTGGTGTCCCTTACGAAATCACAATAGTCTCCGCACATAGAACTCCCGAAAGAATGTTCGAATACGCAAAAAAGGCTGAAGAAAGAGGAATAGAAGTAATAATAGCTGGCGCCGGTGGCGCAGCACACTTGCCTGGGATGACTGCATCAATAACAACTTTACCCGTCATAGGTGTGCCAGTCAAAGCCTCAAATTTGGAAGGACTAGACTCTCTCCTTTCGATTGTACAAATGCCAAAAGGCATACCTGTAGCCACGGTTGCAATTAACAACGCCAAAAACGCCGGTCTACTTGCTGTCTCAATCCTTGGGATAAAGTATCCGCAGCTGCGAGAAAAATTAAAGATGTATAGAGAACGTATGAAACAGGAAGTTTTAACAAAGGCTGACGAATTAGAAAATAATGGATACACCAACTATCTAAAATCCCATTTCCAGAGGTGA
- the purS gene encoding phosphoribosylformylglycinamidine synthase subunit PurS has translation MQKYTFVIDIQYKSNVRDPRGETIKRVLNEEYSIPVSSLRLGKSIHLEVEAESEEQARQLVEKACSELLVNPVTETYEVRKL, from the coding sequence ATGCAGAAGTATACTTTTGTAATCGATATCCAATACAAAAGCAACGTACGTGACCCAAGGGGAGAAACGATAAAAAGGGTGCTCAACGAAGAATATTCTATTCCAGTAAGTTCTCTAAGGTTAGGCAAATCCATACATCTTGAGGTTGAAGCTGAAAGCGAAGAACAAGCAAGGCAACTTGTTGAAAAGGCCTGCAGTGAACTTTTAGTAAACCCGGTTACTGAAACGTATGAGGTGAGAAAGCTATGA